Genomic DNA from Alicyclobacillus fastidiosus:
GCCAGATAACGTCGTCCGTCTCGGCAGATGACAGTTTGCCGTTCGTCTTCGCCACTGGTCTTCGAGTCGAAGAAGTATTCTCCCAAATCGACGATCGGGACGACCTTCTCGCGGAAGTTCAAGACCGGCCGCTCGTGCACGAATTGAATGTCCGCGGTGGTCAGTCGAGCGACTTCTTCGATGTTGCTGGTCGGGAGCGCAAACAGTTCGTCGCCCACTTTGACGAGCATCGCCTGAAGAATCGTGAGGGTCAGCGGCAATTCGATGAGGAACGTACTCCCCTCGCCTTTGACCGACTCAATTCTGATGGTTCCTCCAAGCGACTCGACCTTGCCGCGAACGGCGTCGAGTCCGACCCCCCGTCCAGAGATATCCGATACCGTGGCGGCAGTGCTGAACCCAGACGCAAACAACAGGTCGTAGACCTGGGCGTCCGATAGCGCGGAGGCCTTGGCGGGATCGACAATGCCCTTTTTCACCGCCGAGGCAAGAACCTTGTCCCGGTCGATGCCGCGCCCATTGTCCCCGACTTCGAGATACACGTGACCGCCGGATGCGTAGGCGGACAGGCGAATCGTTCCCCGCCGCGGCTTGCCTGCCTGCTCCCGCTCGCCTGGGGATTCCAAACCGTGATCCGCCGCGTTGCGCAACAGGTGCACCAACGCTTCGCCCATCTCGTCCATGACCGTGCGGTCCATCTCGGTCTCGAGCCCCGTCATTTCAAAATCGAACTCGCGATCCAACGACTTTTGCAAGTCGCGCATCATCCGCGGGAAGCGTTGGAACAGGGACTCCACCGGCATCATGCGCATACTCATCACGCCATCCTGAAGGGAGTCGGACAGTCGGGCAATCTGTTCGCTGACGTCGCGCAGATTCTGATCGTCGTACGAACGTGCCAGTAGTTCCAGCCGCGTCTTTGCGATCACCAATTCGCTCAACACGTTCATGAACTCGTCGATGCGTCCAACCGGGACGCGCAGCGTCTGCTCCCGCACCTTCGGCGCCGCCTTATTGCCCTGCGGAGCCTCAGTGGACAGTGCTTCCTGTGCGGTTGCCTGCACCTGAGACTTCGACGCTACCCCTGGTCCTCGACTTGAAGCCTGTGCAAGCTCCTTGAGTTGCAAGATATCCACTCGTTCGACCTCGGCTATCTCGGCCACCGCGGTGCGAAGTTGGTCTACTGACTCGCTATGTAAAACGACGGCGAATTGTGCCGCCCCCTCGAATGCTCCTTCTTCCAAAACGGGGACGTCGGGCGCAGTGGCTACACAGTCCGCAAACTCTTCTAATGCCCGCATCACCATCACCATGCGCACGCCCTTCATCACGCAGTCAGGTTCCAATGTGACGGCCACGACCACCACATCGGTCCCCTGTTGTTCGAGGGACTGCAGCATCGACAGCGCATCGTCCTGGAACTGGCCCACTGACGCAGCGGCGCTCTGCGGCGTTGATTCATTCGACTGCGCCCGAGCCAGTGCGGCGAGAATGTCACCGTGATTCATCGAGTCCTCACCAACGCCTGCGCGAATGGCCTCGACGTGTGCGGTGAGTCCATCGATCGCCTGAAACAACACGTCGGTGACCAAGTCGTCAAACCGCTGTGGATTCTGCCGAAAGAATCCGAGCGCATCTTCCATGTGGTGGGTCAAATCGGCCATCTTTTGAAATCCCATCGTCGCGCTCATGCCTTTTAATGTGTGCGCAGCTCGGAACATGGCGGCAAACGTCTCATCGTCAGCGCCCTGAGACTCTAGCACCAGGCACAGTTCGTTTAAAATGTTTAGATTTTCTTCCGTTTCTGCTAGGAAAGCGTCAAGATATTGAGCCGTATCCACGTCTTCATCCTCCAGGAACTCATTCTCAAGCGCGCTGCAAGTTTGCCAACAACAGATTAGGGATGCTCGACAGTGGTGCTATCTCCATCGCTGCCCCGCGCTCGACAGCCGCTCTCGGCATACCGTAGATGACAGCCGTCTCGCGTGACTCCGCGATGGTGAGCGCACCGCTTTGCCGAAGTTGCCAAAGGCCATCCGCACCGTCTTTCCCCATTCCGGTGAGCAATACGCCCACTAGGCGCAGGCGGTGTGCCAAGTCTGTCGTCGAGTGGAACAGCACGTCCACTGAGGGTTGGTGGCCGCCGACCGGTTCTTCTCTCCGAATCGACAGCGAAAGGCCTTGCGATGGCGACTGCACGCGCATATGCATGCCGCCAGGCGCGATATACGCGTGCCCTGCTTGCACAAATTCCCCGTCGCGCCCTTCCGCGACCGCCCACTCCGAGTTCTCATTCAATCGTTTGGCTAAGTTCGCCGTGAATCCTGCCGGCATGTGCTGTACTACGCAGCAGGCCACCCCATCCACCGCCGGCAGGGCACTGAACAATTCCGTCAAGGCCTTAGGCCCACCAGTCGATGTGCCAATGACGACCAACGCCCTGAGCCTCGACGGCCCCGCATCAGGCACTATGTCCACTGTCCCGTCCACCTTTTCGGAGTCTCGAGCCGAGTAGTCGATCGAAAAATCCGGATACGCCGACTCGGGGCGTCTTCACATCATGTCGGACAAAGTTGGCTGCAACTTGCAAGTAGCAAGAAGCAGCGCGACTTCCGCCCGCATGTTGGATGACGGGTACCTGTCGCATGACCGCCTCGCTGACCGCCGGGTCCTCTAGAATATAGCCAAGCGCCTCGATGCGAACGTCGAGGAATCTCGTCGTCACGCCGATGAGCGTATCCGCCGACCGCTTTGCCGCCGCGAACGTCAGTGCCCGGTTGACGACGACGCGAGTCATCGGAAGGCCGCTGCGATGCACGAGAAATTTCATAAACGCATAGGCATCCGTCATCGACGTCGGCTCCGGCGTAGTCACTAAGATGAGTTCATCGCTGGCCGCGATGAGCTGGTGGCTGATCTCATTGACCCCAGCCCCACAATCGAGCAGGACCACGTCGTACATCGTGCACAGGCCTCGCAACTCGTCCAACAACTGACGGTAGTCCTCCAGCGATAGCGCCGAACTATCAAACAGGCCGTTTCCACCAGAAATAAAGGACAACCCATAAGGTGAATGTTCCACGATGTCCGCGAGGCGCCTGCCTGAGAGGACGTCGAGCAGGCTGTGCGACGGCGTCACGTTGAGCAGGACCTCGATGTTGGCGAAACCTACATCTGTGTCCATCACGAGCACGCGGACGCCCTGCCGGGCCAACGCCAACCCGAAATTGACACAGAAGTTGGATTTGCCCACGCCGCCTTTGCCGCTTCCGACGGCGATCACCTTCGCCTGCCCAACCGGTGACTCGCGCGTCGCCGCTTCTCCGAGAACGCTCTGCATCCGGGCCCGCAATCGAGCCGCTTGATCATTCATCCGTGCGCCCCCCCAGCCATTTCGAGAGGATTTGGTCGATCGCTAACATGTCGATGTCGTCCGGTACGTTTTGCCCTGTCGTGACGTATGACAGCGGCCTACGGTACTTCATCAGCAATCGCGGGATACTGCCAATCGAGTTCGTCTCGTCGTACTTCGTAAAGAGAAACTTGTCCACGTGAATGAGTTCGCAGACGTGAGCGAGGTCATCGAGATCGTCGGCCTTAGCCGTCAGGGCCGCTACGAGAATCGTCTCGTCCGGCGCCAGCGTCCTGAGCAGTTGCTCCGTGTAGCGAACCGTCTCGGCATTGCGAAAGTTGCGCCCGGCCGTATCGATGAGGACCAAGTCGCACCCTCTCAACTGCTCCAAGGCGGCTGCGGCTCGACTCTCGTCGTCGACGACCACCAATGGAATGTCGAGAATGTCCGCGTAGGTCTTGAGCTGCTCCACAGCGGCTATCCGAAAGGTATCTGTGGTCAACAAACCTACTTTGCGCTGCCCGGCCAAGACGTGCAAAGCCGCAATCTTGGCAATGGACGTCGTTTTCCCGACGCCGGTTGGCCCGACAAAGGCCACCACGCGGCTGTTCGAACCGATGGGCAGCGGGGATGTCAAATCGGCGAGATCGGAGAGAATGACCTCGTTGACTTTTGCTAGGGCCGCGGTCAGAGACAAGCCCTGACCGTTGGCTCCGGCGAGTGCGCGCTCCACCCAAGCTTGCGCCTGAAGGGCCTCGATGCCCTGGTCGCGCAAAAACTCGACACACTCCGAGGCAACAGGCGAAGGCCCTCCACCCATTTGCTGACCTGCGATCATCGCCTTCAACGACGCCAGTTCGCGCAGGACATCTTGGACATCGGCCGAGGGTTCATCCGATTGCACCGCCTTTGTGGCAGTCTTGTAGGCGTCAAACGCCGACGCGAGGGCGGACCCGAAGTCCTGGTCTGCCCCTTGCACAGCCGTAGGTTCGATCGCGCCAGCGCTAGGTCCGGCGTCTACTTCCTCGACGGCCTTCACCGGCGCCGGCGGAACAGGCGCTTTCGCCTGAGCCCTCGCCGCGTCGCGATGGTGCAACGGAATGTCCCCGCCGACCGCCGCCGTGACCTCCAATCGAGTCTGCCAACGCAGCCCGAGCCACTTTTTCACGCGCACCTTTTTCGTGCTCAAAATGACGGCGTCTTTCCCGAGATCCTTTCGAATCGACAGCACCGCTTCAGGCATGTCCCGTACAATATATCTTCTAACTATCATTAGAGGTTCACCACACCGCCGCTTTGGATTTCAATCGTTGGATCCAACTCGTTGTAGGACAGTACGACCGTATCCGGCAAATATCTTGCGATCCACCGCCGAATCGGCAACCGCAACTGCGGATGGACCAAGAGCACCGGCGTCTTGCCGAGGGCCTGAAGTTTGCCAGACTCCTCTTTCAGACGTTGAATGACCACTTGGGCCTCCCCTGGATCCATGCCGATAAACGCTCCGCCAGGACGGTCGACAAGCGATTGCTGAACGCGCTCTTCCATCGCCCCAGAAAGCGTGATGACGGACATCGGCTCACCCGGAACGGAGAATTGATTGCAAATCTGGCGCGCCAAAGCCTGTCGAACCTGTTCGGTCAACGCGTCGGGGTCCTGTGTCTGCCGCCCGGCGTCGGCCAGCGTTTCGAGAATCGTGACCATGTCTCGAATCGAGATCTTTTCCTGCAGTAAATTGCTGAGCACGTTTTGGATCTGCCCAAGCGAAAGCGGATTTGGGTAGACGTCGTCGACCGCGGCTGGCGCCGCGCTCTTGACGTGATCGAGCAATGCCTTGGTCTCCTGACGCCCCAACAATTCGTGTGCGTGACGCCGCAACACCTCTGTCAGATGCGTCGCGATGACAGACGGAGGATCGACGACCGTATAGCCGTTGGCCTCCGCTTGGACGCGCATGCCCTGGTTGACCCAGACGGCCGGCAAACCAAACGCCGGGTCCTTCGTCCGCACGCCTTGGATGGACGGGTTTTCAATGCCAGGGCTCAGCGCCAACCAATGTCCCATCACAATTTCGCCCTCTGCCACCTGAACCCCTCTTAGTTTAATGGCATATTGTGTCGGTTTTAGTTGAATATTGTCGCGCATGCGCACCATCGGTATGACCAGACCGAGTTCAATCGCCAACTGGCGTCGAATCATGACGACCCGTTCGAGCAGATCGCCGCCCTGTTTGCTGTCCACGAGCGGAATGAGTCCATAGCCAAACTCGAATTCAATCGGCTCGACGGACAACAGGTTGTACACGTTCTCTGGCTTTTTGGTCTGGGCCTGTTCCGATCTCGCCGTCTCCTCGACCTCTTTGGCCAAGAGGCGCTTCTTCGTGACTTGTAGCCGCCAGCCGCCGATGAAAGCCAGTGCGGAAACCGGGAGGACCGCCAAGATTCCAATCGGCGTTAATACGCCGAGGAGAAAGATGACCGATCCGACGACGTACAATGCACGCGGATAGCCGAACACTTGCGACACGACGTCCGTCCCAAGGTTCCCCTCCGACGCCGCACGCGAAACCATCAGGCCCGTCGCGGTCGACAGGAGCAGCGCCGGAATCTGACTGACCAGACCATCGCCGACCGAGAGCAGCGTGTACGTACTCAGTGCCTGTTGAAACGGCATGTGGTGCATCGCGATGCCGATGATAAAACCTGCCACGATGTTGATCGCGACGATGAGCATCGACGCGATGGCGTCGCCTTTCACGAACTTCGAAGCACCATCCATTGCGCCGTAAAAGTCGGCTTCCCGCTCGATGGTCTTGCGCCGCTGACGCGCCTGATCCTCTGTGATGAGCCCCGCGTTGAGGTCGGCGTCGATGGCGATCTGCTTACCTGGCATCGCGTCCAAGGTAAACCGAGCCGCGACCTCGGCCACCCGCTCTGCGCCTCTCGTAATGACGATAAACTGCACGATGATAATGATGAGAAAGACCATAAATCCGACGACGGCGTTACCCTTGATCACGAAGTCGCCGAACGCCTTGATGACGCTGCCTGCGTCCGCCTGGCCTAGAATCAGGCGGGTTGAGGAGATGTTGAGCGTCAACCGGAACAGCGTCGTGATCAAGAGCATCGATGGAAACACCGAGAAGTCAAGCGGTTCCTTCGTGCTCATGGCCACCAACAAAATCGTCATCGACACGAAGATATTGACGATGATAAGCACGCTGAGCAGCGGTTTTGGTACCGGGATGACAATCATGACAATGATCCCAAGCACAAACATCATGACAAACAAATCTGACCGCTTAGCCAACTTCATGATTTATCACCTCCTCGGTACCTGCTTCAGTCGATACACTTGAGCTAGCACTTCCGCAACCGCCTGAAACAAGTCTGCAGGTATTGCGTCCCCCACCTCGGCGACTCGGTACAACGTCTGCGCCAACGGGCGATTTTCCACCATCGGAACCCCCACCTCAGCCGCCCGCGCCTTGATTCGCTGCGCTAGCAGATCGGCGCCCTTGGCGACGACTTGCGGAGCCGCCATCGACGCACTGTCGTATCTGAGCGCAATGGCGAAGTGCGTGGGGTTTGTCACGATGACGTCCGCCTTTGGCACCTCTTGCATCATGCGTCGAAACGCCATCTGTCGCGCCCTCCTGCGGATGACACCCTTCACTTCCTGATTGCCTTCCATCTGCTTCAGTTCGTCCTTGACATCCTGTTTGGTCATTCGGAGTCCCCGCTCGTACTCGAATCGCTGGTACAGAAAGTCGAAGAAGGCAAGCATCACCATAGCGGCTGCGATGCGAATCCCCAGCGAGAACACCATACTACCGACCGCGTACGGCAATTGCGTAACATCCATTTCGCTAAAGGAGCGAATGCGCGAGGCTGAAGGGACGACGACGCTGTATCCGACGAGACCGATGATCGTCAGCTTTAAGAGGGACTTGCACAACTCCACGAGCGTACGCGCGCTAAACATCCGCTTAAAGCCTTCCATGGGCTGAATCCGGCTAAATTTTGGCGCCAGCAACTTCGGTACGAACATGGGCCGCACCTGCGCGACGGCTACTGCCACGCCAATGACGAGCGCGATCCCGACAACCGGCAGCAAAGCTCGCACCGCCATCGACCCTTGAACGAGCAACATGCCAGTCACCGCACTGACCGTCCAATCGGTCGGAATCTGCATGGTGAAATCCCGTTCCATCAGCGACTGCCAACTGCCCCAAATCATCGGTCCACTGACGCGCAACGCCACCAGAATGGCTGTGAGAGCCAGTGCCGAAGTGAGTTCCGGACTCCGCGAGACGTTTCCCTCGCGCCTCGCCTCGTCGCGGCGCTTGGGCGTAGCTCGTTCCGTCTTTTCCCCACTTGCAAACCGTTGCAGTTGCAACACAACCACTGGACTCACCCCCCCATCGCCTGCAGAACGACTTGTAATTGGTTAAATACGAATGAAAACAGTTGATTGAACAAATACATGGTGCCCGGCATCACGATGGCGAACATGGCGAGGCCGGCAAACAACTTCACGGGCAGGCTGACGACGAACACGTTCATCTGTGGCACGGCTCGCGAGAGAAACGCAAACGTAACATCACTCAAAAACAGGGCCACAAGCAACGGAGCAGCCAATTCGACACCCATCGACATCACGAGGCCAGTCAAATGTAAGAGCGTGCCTGGCCAGTCGCTCGGCAAATGGAAGACCCCAATATGAATCACGCTAAAACTGTGCAGGATCGCCAGCATCATCCCATCCAACCCGCCCATTCCGAGGAAATAGAGCGTAAACAGCAGGTTGTACAGGTTCCCCATAATCCCCATCTGCGCCGTCGACCCAGGTGCGACGAGCTGAGCCATGGAAAACCCAATCTGTATATCGACTGCTTGCCCGGCGATCGAGATTGCTGAGAAGACGAGCGTGGCGATAAATCCGAGCAGGAGTCCGATCACGGCCTCCATCACACCGTCGACGATAAATTGTCCAGGGTTCGTCAAAATGTCCGGCACGGGGCTGTCGATCGTGGGCGCCGCCACGTAAGCGAGCCCAAATGCGAGACCGATCTTGGCCCACCTGGGCCACACGTTCATCGACATCAATGGCGATGTAGAAACGAAGGCGACAATTCGCAAACTGACCAATAGAAACAAATCAAAGTGTTGCAGAAGATAGCTCATCAGGTCACATCACATAGCTCATCAGATTCGACAGGATATTCGTCGTGAAATCCGTCAAATTGGTCAGCATCCACGGGCCGAAAATCAAGAGCGCCACGATGACCGCCACAATCTTTGGAACGAAGGCGAGCGTTTGTTCCTGAATCTGCGTGGTAGCTTGAAAAATGCTGACCAAGAGGCCCACGGCCAGACCGAGCAACAGCACCGGTGCAGTAAGCTTCACGACGAGCCACATAATCTGCGCACCGAGGCCCATCACAAAAGTTTCGTTCACAATTCCATCCTCCCGCGCACTATGTCGCATATCCTGCCAGCAGGGATTTGACGACCAGGTACCAACCATCCACCATGACGAACAACAGGATTTTAAACGGAAGTGAAATGACCACTGGCGGTAACATCATCATGCCCATCGACATCAGCGTCGTGGCGACGACTAAATCAATCACCAAAAAAGGAAGATAGATCATAAAGCCAATTTGAAACGCCGTCTTCAACTCGCTGATGGTGTATGCAGGCACAAGTGCACTCAAGGGAATGGATTGCGGATGTTTGGACACATCCTTCGGCATCGCCTCATGACGGTACTGCATGAACAACTCCAGATCGGTGATGCGCGTCTGCTTTTCCATAAATACCTTGAACGGGAGTTCCGCTCGCTGCAACGCCACCGTCTGTGAGATCTTGCCGTTCAAATATGGCTGCAACGCCTGTTGATTCGCTTGTTCAAGCGTTGGCTGCATGACAAACATCGTGATAAATAAGGCCAGGCCCACTAGGACTTGATTAGGTGGAGTCGTCTGCAACGACAAAGCGTTGCGAATAAACGACAACACGACAATCACTCGAGTGAAGCAAGTCATCAGGATAAGTGCGGCCGGCGCCAACGTGAGAACCGTCAACAGGAGAATGATCTTCACCGTGTCCGCGACTGAGGACGGACCCGTTCCGCTTCCGACACTCACGTTTAGACCCGGAAGGATAGAGGAGTTATCAGTCGCCGCGTGCACCCAACTGAACGTGCCAGCGATCATCCACACGCCCAGAAGCGCTACGCCGCCCAACCATAACCAGCGATTGCGCATTCCCAATTTCAACATCGTTTTCACCGCCGTTCTCCTATCCATCCCGGTGTTGATTCCGACGCAGTTCAGCCAACGCACTCCCCAGTGCCTGTCCGAAGGACGCCTTGTCGACATCCGGGGAGAGCGATTCATAGCTGTCTGTGACCTCGGCCAACATCCGAACATCTTCTCCGACGCCAATCAGGTAGCGCTTGTCGCCCACTTCTACCACTTGCACAGACCGGTTCGGCGCCAACTGCCGCGCGGCGATCACCTGAATGGCCCCCCTCTGCTGAACGTTCGCACGCTTTGCGAGAAAGCGCACGAGCAAAACGATCAACAGTACGACGACGACCAGCGCGATGACGAGGTT
This window encodes:
- a CDS encoding chemotaxis protein CheA, whose amino-acid sequence is MDTAQYLDAFLAETEENLNILNELCLVLESQGADDETFAAMFRAAHTLKGMSATMGFQKMADLTHHMEDALGFFRQNPQRFDDLVTDVLFQAIDGLTAHVEAIRAGVGEDSMNHGDILAALARAQSNESTPQSAAASVGQFQDDALSMLQSLEQQGTDVVVVAVTLEPDCVMKGVRMVMVMRALEEFADCVATAPDVPVLEEGAFEGAAQFAVVLHSESVDQLRTAVAEIAEVERVDILQLKELAQASSRGPGVASKSQVQATAQEALSTEAPQGNKAAPKVREQTLRVPVGRIDEFMNVLSELVIAKTRLELLARSYDDQNLRDVSEQIARLSDSLQDGVMSMRMMPVESLFQRFPRMMRDLQKSLDREFDFEMTGLETEMDRTVMDEMGEALVHLLRNAADHGLESPGEREQAGKPRRGTIRLSAYASGGHVYLEVGDNGRGIDRDKVLASAVKKGIVDPAKASALSDAQVYDLLFASGFSTAATVSDISGRGVGLDAVRGKVESLGGTIRIESVKGEGSTFLIELPLTLTILQAMLVKVGDELFALPTSNIEEVARLTTADIQFVHERPVLNFREKVVPIVDLGEYFFDSKTSGEDERQTVICRDGRRYLALTVDDVIDELEVVNKPLGKYLESAKMFSGATILGDGHVALIVDLHQFFQIGA
- a CDS encoding AAA family ATPase, encoding MNDQAARLRARMQSVLGEAATRESPVGQAKVIAVGSGKGGVGKSNFCVNFGLALARQGVRVLVMDTDVGFANIEVLLNVTPSHSLLDVLSGRRLADIVEHSPYGLSFISGGNGLFDSSALSLEDYRQLLDELRGLCTMYDVVLLDCGAGVNEISHQLIAASDELILVTTPEPTSMTDAYAFMKFLVHRSGLPMTRVVVNRALTFAAAKRSADTLIGVTTRFLDVRIEALGYILEDPAVSEAVMRQVPVIQHAGGSRAASCYLQVAANFVRHDVKTPRVGVSGFFDRLLGSRLRKGGRDSGHSA
- the flhA gene encoding flagellar biosynthesis protein FlhA; translation: MKLAKRSDLFVMMFVLGIIVMIVIPVPKPLLSVLIIVNIFVSMTILLVAMSTKEPLDFSVFPSMLLITTLFRLTLNISSTRLILGQADAGSVIKAFGDFVIKGNAVVGFMVFLIIIIVQFIVITRGAERVAEVAARFTLDAMPGKQIAIDADLNAGLITEDQARQRRKTIEREADFYGAMDGASKFVKGDAIASMLIVAINIVAGFIIGIAMHHMPFQQALSTYTLLSVGDGLVSQIPALLLSTATGLMVSRAASEGNLGTDVVSQVFGYPRALYVVGSVIFLLGVLTPIGILAVLPVSALAFIGGWRLQVTKKRLLAKEVEETARSEQAQTKKPENVYNLLSVEPIEFEFGYGLIPLVDSKQGGDLLERVVMIRRQLAIELGLVIPMVRMRDNIQLKPTQYAIKLRGVQVAEGEIVMGHWLALSPGIENPSIQGVRTKDPAFGLPAVWVNQGMRVQAEANGYTVVDPPSVIATHLTEVLRRHAHELLGRQETKALLDHVKSAAPAAVDDVYPNPLSLGQIQNVLSNLLQEKISIRDMVTILETLADAGRQTQDPDALTEQVRQALARQICNQFSVPGEPMSVITLSGAMEERVQQSLVDRPGGAFIGMDPGEAQVVIQRLKEESGKLQALGKTPVLLVHPQLRLPIRRWIARYLPDTVVLSYNELDPTIEIQSGGVVNL
- a CDS encoding CheB methylesterase domain-containing protein, whose translation is MDIVPDAGPSRLRALVVIGTSTGGPKALTELFSALPAVDGVACCVVQHMPAGFTANLAKRLNENSEWAVAEGRDGEFVQAGHAYIAPGGMHMRVQSPSQGLSLSIRREEPVGGHQPSVDVLFHSTTDLAHRLRLVGVLLTGMGKDGADGLWQLRQSGALTIAESRETAVIYGMPRAAVERGAAMEIAPLSSIPNLLLANLQRA
- the flhB gene encoding flagellar biosynthesis protein FlhB, coding for MVVLQLQRFASGEKTERATPKRRDEARREGNVSRSPELTSALALTAILVALRVSGPMIWGSWQSLMERDFTMQIPTDWTVSAVTGMLLVQGSMAVRALLPVVGIALVIGVAVAVAQVRPMFVPKLLAPKFSRIQPMEGFKRMFSARTLVELCKSLLKLTIIGLVGYSVVVPSASRIRSFSEMDVTQLPYAVGSMVFSLGIRIAAAMVMLAFFDFLYQRFEYERGLRMTKQDVKDELKQMEGNQEVKGVIRRRARQMAFRRMMQEVPKADVIVTNPTHFAIALRYDSASMAAPQVVAKGADLLAQRIKARAAEVGVPMVENRPLAQTLYRVAEVGDAIPADLFQAVAEVLAQVYRLKQVPRR
- a CDS encoding flagellar biosynthetic protein FliO, translating into MSIDVTPTVRAVTNSTATSTSFATGTTAAHAIINLVIALVVVVLLIVLLVRFLAKRANVQQRGAIQVIAARQLAPNRSVQVVEVGDKRYLIGVGEDVRMLAEVTDSYESLSPDVDKASFGQALGSALAELRRNQHRDG
- the fliP gene encoding flagellar type III secretion system pore protein FliP (The bacterial flagellar biogenesis protein FliP forms a type III secretion system (T3SS)-type pore required for flagellar assembly.) gives rise to the protein MIAGTFSWVHAATDNSSILPGLNVSVGSGTGPSSVADTVKIILLLTVLTLAPAALILMTCFTRVIVVLSFIRNALSLQTTPPNQVLVGLALFITMFVMQPTLEQANQQALQPYLNGKISQTVALQRAELPFKVFMEKQTRITDLELFMQYRHEAMPKDVSKHPQSIPLSALVPAYTISELKTAFQIGFMIYLPFLVIDLVVATTLMSMGMMMLPPVVISLPFKILLFVMVDGWYLVVKSLLAGYAT
- the fliQ gene encoding flagellar biosynthesis protein FliQ, whose protein sequence is MNETFVMGLGAQIMWLVVKLTAPVLLLGLAVGLLVSIFQATTQIQEQTLAFVPKIVAVIVALLIFGPWMLTNLTDFTTNILSNLMSYVM
- the flhF gene encoding flagellar biosynthesis protein FlhF produces the protein MIVRRYIVRDMPEAVLSIRKDLGKDAVILSTKKVRVKKWLGLRWQTRLEVTAAVGGDIPLHHRDAARAQAKAPVPPAPVKAVEEVDAGPSAGAIEPTAVQGADQDFGSALASAFDAYKTATKAVQSDEPSADVQDVLRELASLKAMIAGQQMGGGPSPVASECVEFLRDQGIEALQAQAWVERALAGANGQGLSLTAALAKVNEVILSDLADLTSPLPIGSNSRVVAFVGPTGVGKTTSIAKIAALHVLAGQRKVGLLTTDTFRIAAVEQLKTYADILDIPLVVVDDESRAAAALEQLRGCDLVLIDTAGRNFRNAETVRYTEQLLRTLAPDETILVAALTAKADDLDDLAHVCELIHVDKFLFTKYDETNSIGSIPRLLMKYRRPLSYVTTGQNVPDDIDMLAIDQILSKWLGGRTDE
- the fliR gene encoding flagellar biosynthetic protein FliR, which codes for MSYLLQHFDLFLLVSLRIVAFVSTSPLMSMNVWPRWAKIGLAFGLAYVAAPTIDSPVPDILTNPGQFIVDGVMEAVIGLLLGFIATLVFSAISIAGQAVDIQIGFSMAQLVAPGSTAQMGIMGNLYNLLFTLYFLGMGGLDGMMLAILHSFSVIHIGVFHLPSDWPGTLLHLTGLVMSMGVELAAPLLVALFLSDVTFAFLSRAVPQMNVFVVSLPVKLFAGLAMFAIVMPGTMYLFNQLFSFVFNQLQVVLQAMGG